The Synechocystis sp. PCC 6714 nucleotide sequence AAACTTTTGCCCTTGATGGCCCAACCCAATATCCACGAATTTCTTTCCCAGTCGCCCCTGAATCGCCTGGATTTTGAGCAGTCCAGCGTCATAAGTCCCGTCAGAGCAGTGGAGCTATGAAGGGTTGGCTATTGGATACCAACGTAATTTCAGAACTTTGCAAGAAGAATTGCAATCCAGCAGTAAAAGCCTGGGCCGATCGCCAATCTCCCACCTCCTTTTATATCAGCACCATCACCATGGCGGAAATCCGTTTTGGCATAGAAAGGACTGAAGACAAGGTATTTCGCCAGGAATTAAACCAATGGCTAGATCAAGTTTTGCGTCCCTGGTTTGGCGATCGCCTTTTGGGGGTGAATGAAGATGTAATTTTGCAGTGGCGATGGTTAGTGGAAAAAGGACGAAAGCAGAACTATACTTTCAGTCAACCGGATTTATTTATTGCGGCGATTGCCGTTGTCCATGATCTGTGCGTCGTAACCCGAAATGTAGGGGACTTTGAAAAATCAGGGGTTCCCGTCTTTAATCCATTCCTTTTTTCTCAATAAAATTTTTCTTGATGGTGATTGCCTAATCTCCTTTGCATTGGCAGAGGGGGCATAAATTATCAACCCAAATAAAAACCCCGACTTGAGCCAGGGTTGTAATAATCTAATACCGATCAGGGGAATCTTAGGGGTTGGGGGTTGTTCGGTTAAGGATCTCCGTCAGTTTGTCCTCAATTCTTTGTAGATGATCTAGGTAATCCGATTGGGATTCATAAAAATCGGCTTGGGCGGCCGCTAATCGTGCCATCCATTCAAAGACGTGGGCCCGGTCTTTGCGATAAAGGGAACTATCCTGATTA carries:
- a CDS encoding type II toxin-antitoxin system VapC family toxin, producing MKGWLLDTNVISELCKKNCNPAVKAWADRQSPTSFYISTITMAEIRFGIERTEDKVFRQELNQWLDQVLRPWFGDRLLGVNEDVILQWRWLVEKGRKQNYTFSQPDLFIAAIAVVHDLCVVTRNVGDFEKSGVPVFNPFLFSQ